A window of Cystobacter fuscus DSM 2262 genomic DNA:
ACTATCCCTCCGGGCCGCGCACCTTCCTGGCCACGAAGTTTCCCCTGCCGGGAGACGAGGGCACGCCCGCGGCCATTGGCGGCATCGCCACCGACATCACCGAGCGCAAGGATGCCGAGGCCGTTCGCGCCCGACTGCTGCGCGAGGCCGAAGCCCAACTCGAGCGCCTGAACTCGCTCTTCCAACATTCGCCCGCCTTCATCTTCGTGATGCGGGGGCCCGAGCACCTCCTGAGCCTGGCCAATCCCCTCACGGTCCGTCGCCTCGGTGGCCGGGAGCTGGTGGGCAAGCCCCTGCGTGAGGCGATTCCCGAGCTCGTGGAGCAGGGCTATGGCGAGTTGATCGACAACGTCTACCGCACGGGACAGCCCGCCGTGGCCAACGAGGCCCCGCTGTGGTTGGTCCCACTCGAAGGGGAGGCGCCCAAGGAGTCTTTCTTCAACTACGTCTACACACCCACCCATGGACCGGACGGAGCGGTGGATGGCGTCTTCGCGCATGTGGTGGAAGTGACGGAGTTGGTGCGTGAGCGCCGAAGGGCGGAGGAGGCCTTGGCGCTCCTGGACACCCTGCTCAACACCGCGCCGGTGGCGATGACCTTCCTCGACCGCGAGCTGCGCTACGTGCGTGTCAACCAGATGATGGCCAACTCCTTGAATCGCCCCATCGAGCATATCCTGGGTCGTTGCCTGGAAGAACTCCACCCCGTCCTGGCCCCCCTGGTCTCGCCCATGCGCCGCCAGGTGTTGGAGACGGGGCAGCCCGTCCTCGGCCAGGAAGTGACGTGCGCCTACCCCATCAATGGCGGAGAGGTCCACCACTGGCTCTTCAACCACGCCCCGGTACGCAACCAGGCCGGCGAGGTCGTCCTCGTGGCCAGCGTGGCGCTGGACATCACCGAGCGCAAACGCGCCGAGAGCGCGACCGAGGAGCGCTTCCGCCTGCTGGTGGAGGGCGTGGAGGACTATGCCATCTTCATGCTCGACCCCCAGGGCCGGGTGACGAGCTGGAATCCGGGCGCCGAGCGCATCAAGGGCTGGAAGGCGTCGGAGATCCTCGGCCGCTCCCTGTCCCTCTTCTACCTCCCCGGAGACGTGGTGGCCGGCGTTCCCGAAGAGGCCCTGCAACTCGCCGCCACCGAGGGACAGCACCGCGCGGAGATGCCCCTGGTGCGCAAGGACGGCAGCCGCTTCTGGGCGGATGTCCTGCTCACCGCCCTGCGCGACGAGCGGGGAAATCCGCGGGGCTTCGCCATGATTGCCCGCGATATTTCTTCACGTCGGCAAGCCGAGGAGACGCTGCGCGCGACCACCCAGCGCCTGGAGGCCATCCTGGAGACCGCGGTGGATGGCATCCTCACCATCGACGAGCTGGGCAGGATCCAGAGCATCAATCCGGCCACCGTGCGCATCTTCGGCCATTCCCCCGAAAAGCTCCTCGGTCAGGACTTCCTCCACTTGTTGCCCGAGCCCTACCTGAGCGGCAACATCCAACCCGGAGCGCGCAAGCCGTTCGGCAGCGGGCGCGAGGTGCGGGGCCGTCGTGAGGACGGCAGCCTCTTCCCCCTGGAGTTGTCCGTTGGAGAGACCCGCCTGTCCCAGGGACGCTTCTTCACCTGCCTGGTGCGCGACATCTCCGCGCGCAAGCACGCCGAGGAGGCCCAGGCGCTGTTCGTCCGAGTGGGGACGCTGCTGTCGCAATCACTCGACGTCCCCACCACGCTCAAGAGCCTCGCCTCGCTCGTCGTCTCTCATTTGGCCGACTACTGCATGGTGGCCCTGCTGGGGGAGGACGAGCAGTTGCGGCTGCTGGAGGTGGCGGCACGGGACCCCGAGCGCCAGTCGTTCCTCCGCCGCTCGCTGCCCGCCTCCCTCCAACTGGACTCCAGCCTGTTGCGGCGCATCCTGGAGGGCGGCGTGCCCGTG
This region includes:
- a CDS encoding PAS domain S-box protein; this encodes MNLETPRPESPPASLADVLESHQDDIIRYWVERLGAELAPPRPQCVLEDHIGDYLRELTAMLHRAGQEGAATVPEERTAAREHGRQRLRVGFDLAVLVREYGVLHECILDSVEQTGSRVTLAEQRALASFIVHGIASAVDEYTRQRDAAQRLDELRLQALLDHAPVAIFAKDAEGRFIVANRYVVEALIGRPREEVLGQDVFAFFPEEIARQFQANDAQALAGHTNVSEEVVYYPSGPRTFLATKFPLPGDEGTPAAIGGIATDITERKDAEAVRARLLREAEAQLERLNSLFQHSPAFIFVMRGPEHLLSLANPLTVRRLGGRELVGKPLREAIPELVEQGYGELIDNVYRTGQPAVANEAPLWLVPLEGEAPKESFFNYVYTPTHGPDGAVDGVFAHVVEVTELVRERRRAEEALALLDTLLNTAPVAMTFLDRELRYVRVNQMMANSLNRPIEHILGRCLEELHPVLAPLVSPMRRQVLETGQPVLGQEVTCAYPINGGEVHHWLFNHAPVRNQAGEVVLVASVALDITERKRAESATEERFRLLVEGVEDYAIFMLDPQGRVTSWNPGAERIKGWKASEILGRSLSLFYLPGDVVAGVPEEALQLAATEGQHRAEMPLVRKDGSRFWADVLLTALRDERGNPRGFAMIARDISSRRQAEETLRATTQRLEAILETAVDGILTIDELGRIQSINPATVRIFGHSPEKLLGQDFLHLLPEPYLSGNIQPGARKPFGSGREVRGRREDGSLFPLELSVGETRLSQGRFFTCLVRDISARKHAEEAQALFVRVGTLLSQSLDVPTTLKSLASLVVSHLADYCMVALLGEDEQLRLLEVAARDPERQSFLRRSLPASLQLDSSLLRRILEGGVPVAEPEPSPEWLDDLVGDPKHRAFLEALDVKSLLFVPLVARGRELGLLSFAWSQPRPTCATTDLEVARGVADRAALALDNARLYQEAQDAIRVREDVVAIVSHDLRTPLNAISLSATALLKRENLDKRTTTAVGRIRSAADRATRMIRDLLDFNQARMNGVPVHREFLDFHAQVLRVVKEVRLAHPDRYIGFHASGEGRGEWDGDRLAQVVTNLVGNALQHSPPGSPVRVSTRSEGASVLLEVHNENKGGAIPPEVLSTLFEPYRRGPKVEAGQGSLGLGLFITRQIVLAHGGDIHVRSTPEEGTTFSVRLPRHPESTHPPGCASSGGHS